The Clostridia bacterium sequence GCCGGTGCGGCGCTCCTCGCCCTTGACGCGTACGATCCGTACGGCGCCGCGCGCCCGCGGCTGCAGCGGTTGTTGCGGCAGTTCCCCTCGGTGGAGCTCGTCATCGACGTGCACCGCGACGCCCTCGACCACAAGGACGCGACGGCAACGTATCGCGGGAGGCCGGCCGCGCGCCTGCTCTGGGTCGTCGGGTCGCTGCCGGCGCGCGGCGCGGACTGGTGGCCGAACTTGCGCGCCGCCGCCCTGCTGACGGAACGGCTGCAGCGGACGGCGCCGGAACTCGTGCGCGGCATCTGGGTCAAACCGGGGCCGTACAACCAGGACCTGGGGCGCGTGTCTGCGCTGATCGAAATCGGCGGGGACGGCAGCCGCCCGGACGAGGTCGCCCGCGCCATCGACCCTCTCGCGGACGCCGTGGCCTGGTACCTCGAGTTGCCCACCGAGACGCGCGCGGGCCGGCAGTCGGGCGCTCGTGCCGGCTCCGCGCCTCAACGCCACAGGACCAGCGCCGAACCTGCGGCCACCGCGAGCGCGGGGATGACCCGCCCTCTCAGCCGCTCGCCGTACACTGCCTTCCCAAGATAGGCGGACACGAGCAGGGAGAGGCTCGTGACCGGTTCCATCACCGTGACGGGGAAATCGTCGAGCAGCGCGACCAGGATCGCGTAGGACCCGACGTTCGTCGCAGCGCTCGCGACGGCCGGCAGAGGCCGCCGCACGAGCAGGTCGCGCGTGGCGGCCCAACCGCGGCGCGCCGTCAGCCAGGCGGCCAGGGCGAGGGACACGGTGGAGAACATCGTCCACGTGTATCCGAGGGGCGCGGCGCCGGCGCCGCCGCGCTGATCGACGATCCGCTCCACGGAGAGAAGCGCGGCGTACGCCACCATGTATGCGCCGGAGCGATGGCGGACGACGCCGAGCAGCCCCCGCCAGCCGTCGCCCTCCAACGCCGCCACGCCGCCGAGGATGACGATCGTGCCGAGCGCCTGCGTGGCGCCCACCGGCGCGGCGCCGGCGGCCGCGGCCAGGGCGAGGGTGAACACGTCGGAGAGCCCCCCGAGCGGGGCCACGCGCGACACCTCCCCGAGGGCCAGTGAGCGGACGTAGAAGAGGAACGCGGCGGAGAAGAGCAGGCCGCTCGCGACCGCGGAGAGGCGCGCCTCGGACGAGAGCCCCTGGGCCAGCCCCCACGGCGTGAGCGCCGCCGAACCGAGGGCGAAGAACAGAAACGTGGCGGCGGCCGCGCTCGCCCCCGTGCCCAACGCCTTCAGCAACACGCGTTCCACGCCGATCAGCGCGATGCGGGAGAGCAGCAACAGCCACGGCACGGCGGCGCGTCACCCCGGATGAGGGTATGACGGCGCCCGTCGCCCGAGGACAACGGCGGGCACCGCGGCGCGGTGCGGCCGCGCTTCCGCGCGTCCCGAGGAATCCGCCGCCCCGTCGCGAATCCGACAAGGTCAGGCAAACGCACCGGTTCGGCATCGGAAGGAGCATGAGGCATGCCCCGCATCGACCTGCGCAGCGACACCGTCACCACCCCCACGGAGGAGATGCGCCGCGCCATGGCGGCGGCGGAGGTGGGCGACGACGTCTACGGAGAGGACCCGACCGTCAACCGCCTCGAGGAGGTCGCGGCCGAGCGCATGGGGAAGGAAGCCGCGCTCTTCGTGCCGAGCGGCACGATGGCGAACCTCGTCGCCGTGCTCAGCCACACGCGCCGCGGGGACGAGGTCATCCTCGAAGCGGACAGCCACGTGTACTACTACGAAGTCGGCGGGCTCTCCGCGGTCGCCGGCGCCGTCCCGCGCCTCATCCAGGGACGCCGCGGCAAGTTCGGCCCGGAAGACGTGCGCGCCGCCGTGCGCGCGCCGAACATCCACTTCCCGCGGCCGTCGCTGCTCTGCGTCGAGAACACGCACAACCGCGCGGGCGGCACCGTCTGGACGCCTGAAGAGGTGCGCGCCG is a genomic window containing:
- a CDS encoding stage II sporulation protein P; this translates as AGAALLALDAYDPYGAARPRLQRLLRQFPSVELVIDVHRDALDHKDATATYRGRPAARLLWVVGSLPARGADWWPNLRAAALLTERLQRTAPELVRGIWVKPGPYNQDLGRVSALIEIGGDGSRPDEVARAIDPLADAVAWYLELPTETRAGRQSGARAGSAPQRHRTSAEPAATASAGMTRPLSRSPYTAFPR